A window of Bacteroidota bacterium contains these coding sequences:
- a CDS encoding TlpA family protein disulfide reductase, giving the protein MRSLFFFFLTFSICVDAQQKYAEPLTIADPAMDGYLQKKRPAILTIKIINAPDTITKVQVKCSFVRFGSVFQSNKFYQFDKNGFLKIVLDDRLPYQQVWLDIDHYLYAGLYVNEGLIVTIDARKIKNDERFYMIDDGVEYSDVDGELNRVMNKHTIYKQDIRNGLSDQFYAVSRTRRQYGEDEFLSKFDSIYQAINAIDDEFIKYYPNFKWAIHNNLTAEYYGGLCMAYWGDKMPDSLFKKIDSFSPYFSSNNGLLFYNYFFNYLILKNDNPRVNMDEQLYSNYINYGPEQRAVLDSLKYYSQVPEAQKKEALKEINKKKQELFLGDIVKINTSNLLHLIDSLYTPPKSDILKTFLLAKGKIEFGKTYPEIIKTMQTKWCRNIASRELNESILKQKQIDGLLAKGTQIKESNSFIGKPLGSLTFNANLYRLDSVKNLDEFIVHLKSKFPNKALVIDFWATWCAPCLKELPASKKLQEANSDLPIAFIYICTNSSSNITVWKNKIADLQIPGTHIFADDKLVSELQSKFNAEKGFPAYVVIDANGKLKPKAIDWMHSLDRDKLKNAVGIYQ; this is encoded by the coding sequence ATGCGATCTCTTTTTTTCTTCTTTCTGACTTTCAGCATATGCGTAGATGCGCAACAAAAGTATGCCGAGCCATTAACGATCGCAGACCCGGCAATGGATGGGTATTTACAAAAAAAGCGTCCCGCTATACTGACCATTAAAATTATTAATGCACCTGACACGATTACGAAAGTCCAGGTTAAGTGCAGTTTTGTTAGGTTCGGTTCGGTTTTCCAATCAAACAAGTTTTATCAATTTGACAAGAACGGTTTTCTGAAAATTGTCTTAGATGACCGCTTGCCCTATCAACAGGTTTGGCTGGATATTGATCATTACTTATATGCGGGACTTTATGTTAATGAAGGCCTGATTGTAACCATCGATGCCCGTAAAATAAAGAATGATGAAAGATTTTATATGATCGATGATGGAGTGGAATATTCTGATGTCGATGGTGAATTGAATAGGGTCATGAACAAACACACAATTTACAAGCAAGATATTAGAAATGGATTGAGCGACCAGTTTTATGCAGTATCGAGGACGAGAAGGCAGTACGGTGAGGACGAGTTTCTTTCCAAATTCGACTCCATCTATCAAGCAATCAACGCCATTGACGATGAATTTATAAAGTACTATCCAAATTTCAAATGGGCCATACATAATAATCTCACCGCTGAATATTACGGTGGACTGTGCATGGCTTACTGGGGTGATAAAATGCCTGATAGTTTATTTAAAAAAATAGATTCTTTCTCCCCCTATTTTTCAAGTAACAATGGACTACTTTTTTATAATTATTTTTTTAATTATCTCATTTTAAAAAATGATAACCCCAGGGTAAACATGGATGAACAATTGTACAGCAATTATATAAACTACGGTCCGGAACAGCGAGCTGTCCTTGATTCCTTGAAATATTATTCACAGGTGCCGGAAGCTCAAAAGAAGGAAGCATTAAAAGAGATCAATAAGAAAAAACAAGAACTGTTTCTTGGCGACATAGTAAAAATAAATACCAGTAATCTTTTGCATTTAATTGATAGCCTTTATACGCCACCAAAGTCCGATATTTTAAAAACATTCTTGCTTGCGAAGGGGAAAATTGAGTTTGGTAAAACATATCCTGAGATAATAAAAACGATGCAGACTAAATGGTGCAGAAATATTGCAAGCAGAGAATTAAATGAGTCAATATTAAAGCAAAAACAAATTGATGGTCTGCTCGCAAAAGGAACCCAAATCAAAGAGAGCAATTCGTTTATCGGTAAACCATTGGGATCTCTCACATTCAATGCAAACCTTTACAGGCTGGATAGTGTTAAGAATCTTGACGAATTTATTGTCCATCTAAAATCAAAATTTCCCAATAAGGCTTTGGTCATTGATTTTTGGGCGACGTGGTGTGCCCCCTGCTTGAAGGAATTACCTGCGAGTAAAAAACTACAAGAAGCCAACAGCGATCTTCCAATCGCATTTATTTACATCTGCACTAATTCCAGTTCAAATATCACAGTTTGGAAAAACAAGATTGCGGATCTGCAAATTCCAGGTACACATATTTTTGCAGATGACAAACTTGTGAGTGAATTGCAAAGTAAATTTAATGCTGAAAAAGGTTTTCCAGCCTATGTGGTTATAGACGCAAACGGAAAACTGAAACCAAAAGCGATTGATTGGATGCACTCTCTGGACAGAGATAAATTAAAAAATGCTGTGGGAATCTACCAATAA